In Erigeron canadensis isolate Cc75 chromosome 1, C_canadensis_v1, whole genome shotgun sequence, a single window of DNA contains:
- the LOC122585298 gene encoding very-long-chain enoyl-CoA reductase-like, with the protein MAIIPSVLLNFLFPPPPSLFITTMSVIGFSSLTNAGFKEIKGKHMQYSKFMNVGVAQKKNDGMKLLSSRNGMLFFYTPAFLIGLTSFFLFADQDLRFVLLSLALTLHFLKRVLEVLFVHKFSGSMTLESAIIVSLSYAFSTATMIYAQYLSRDIHEPVVDLKYIGIGVFLVGITGNFYHHRILANLRKEGEKDYKIPQGGLFELVICPHYLFEIFGYVGISCIAQTTYAFAFTLGTIFYLTGRSCATREWYISKFGDNFPKDVKAFIPYIL; encoded by the exons atggCCATTATTCCTTCGGTCTTGCTAAACTTTTTatttccaccaccaccatcgtTGTTCATCACCACGATGTCGGTCATAGGTTTCTCGTCGCTAACAAATGCCGGGTTCAAGGAAATAAAAGGCAAACACATGCAATATTCCAAGTTCATGAACGTAGGAGTTGCACAAAAAAAGAATGATGGGATGAAATTATTGTCTAGTAGAAATGGGATGCTTTTCTTCTACACACCTGCCTTTCTAATTGGGTTgacttctttctttctatttgcTGATCAAGATCTTAGATTTGTGTTGCTTTCTTTGGCTCTCACTCTTCATTTTCTTAAAAGGGTACTTGAg GTGTTATTTGTTCACAAATTTAGTGGTTCCATGACATTAGAATCTGCAATAATCGTTTCATTGAGCTATGCCTTCTCCACTGCAACAATGATTTATGCTCAATATCTATCTCGAGACATTCATGAGCCAGTCGTAGATCTTAAATACATTGGAATTGGAGTGTTCTTGGTTGGAATAACGGGCAACTTTTACCATCATCGTATTCTTGCTAATCTACGGAAGGAAGGGGAGAAAGATTACAAAATCCCTCAAGGAGGGTTGTTTGAATTGGTTATATGCCCACACTATCTCTTTGAGATTTTCGGGTACGTTGGAATCTCTTGCATTGCGCAAACAACGTATGCTTTTGCTTTCACTTTAGGTACTATTTTCTATTTGACGGGAAGGAGTTGTGCCACACGAGAATGGTACATATCAAAGTTCGGAGATAACTTCCCCAAGGATGTGAAGGCTTTTATTCCatacattttataa
- the LOC122600069 gene encoding disease resistance protein RPV1-like isoform X1 has protein sequence MTTGHPSFSYDVFLSFRGEDTRTTFTDHLYAALTQAGIRTFRDDDAMDRGRLLGPELNKAIRESAISIIVFSRNYASSKWCLDEVLTIIGEQERISSKHEVVPVFYKVEPSDVRNQTGSFAEAFGGYDDMIEAETDLQKKNELLEKVKAWRDSLRKAGSLTGMVLTANGHEAEFIGKVVSVIRTKLNCKLLYIEEKLVGIEKNVAEIESWLQDPSPNAVFLFIHGMGGIGKTTISKCIYNSNYHEYGGSCFLADIHQTSKQPNGLLRLQTQLLSTLLKSNKEELIWNLDEGVIKVTNALHNKKVLLILDDISTRQQLATLLGPQQFHHGSKVIVTTRHKGLFKFFEVNPKVLAIQELDPYDALKLFSLYAFHRDHPIEPYILQSNLVVHHCRGLPLALKVLGSFLYGMTLDVWEDAMRKLEAVPNQEIQKVLQLSFDTLDDTKDKDLFLHIACFFVGEDKDFIVKLLAECDLYPVVGIKNLIDRCLLYIEDGRVMMHQLIKEMGQEVVRQESPKHPGRRSRLWHHQDSFNVLNENEGTKKVEGLALDMQKIKEFNSTSIVKMNSGRKRSYEDFSGYTNKENFKVGAIEKMKNLMLLQLDYATFSGSYKKLPKKLRLLRWHGFPLKSIPGDVPLQKLVVLDLRYSKLKELWDGYKVVGSLKILNLSYSMELIKTPDFDGLPRLESLHLEGCLSLTQICESIGYLERLVLLDISGCRSLKVIPCLPRSLVSLKMYGCSNLGVLEQVKCLDPGSLSSLLVDIDVSGCNLFDTSFPEDWSNLISLKFLNISQNNITSLPECVKSLPSLIQLGAYACSHLESIRDLPKSVTRLNTFGNTSLEIVQPTPNPLTFMSTNRCEKLFAVEGCFKLQSIKKVDRKIIRYLGLDLISEIGMGFENAYTKVSFEFGIFTTYVSGKTLPCFRYKETGSTVSFRVPSHPNGSRTSGLNVCFMSTSNSDRPIISDVEVNNKTKVLVWKYNPTVQVRKRKCMSNYVWLSLWRIGNLLDDGDEIVVTIRLLGSDIVGGCSVELVYDDDNEVGEDNQEEINEERKDTHGMSNHISWTDRLQVEISDYVHSGKTYCFKIGGPMDVPYIDGISDLHVDWWGLRADWRCRRVLADSSLLLQVPYS, from the exons ATGACTACTGGTCACCCTAGTTTCAGTTATGATGTTTTCTTAAGTTTTCGAGGTGAAGATACCCGTACAACTTTCACCGATCACCTCTATGCAGCCCTAACGCAGGCAGGAATCCGCACTTTCAGGGACGATGATGCAATGGACCGAGGAAGACTGCTAGGGCCAGAGCTGAACAAAGCGATCCGTGAGTCTGCAATTTCGATCATCGTCTTCTCTAGAAACTATGCCTCTTCCAAGTGGTGTCTGGATGAGGTCTTAACCATCATCGGAGAACAGGAGAGGATTTCCTCTAAGCATGAAGTGGTACCTGTGTTCTACAAGGTGGAGCCATCGGATGTCAGGAATCAAACAGGAAGCTTTGCAGAGGCATTTGGTGGGTATGATGATATGATTGAGGCAGAAACAGATCTCCAGAAGAAGAATGAATTGCTGGAAAAGGTCAAGGCGTGGAGGGATTCACTTAGAAAAGCAGGAAGCTTGACTGGAATGGTATTAACTGCTAACGG ACATGAGGCCGAATTCATAGGTAAGGTTGTCAGTGTCATAAGAACGAAACTCAACTGCAAGCTCTTGTACATTGAAGAAAAACTAGTGGGAATAGAGAAGAATGTTGCTGAGATCGAATCATGGTTGCAAGATCCATCACCTAACGCAGTTTTCCTTTTTATTCATGGAATGGGAGGCATCGGAAAAACAACCATATCCAAATGCATTTATAACTCGAATTACCATGAGTATGGTGGTAGTTGCTTTCTCGCAGACATTCACCAGACCTCAAAGCAACCCAATGGACTATTGCGATTGCAAACTCAGCTTCTCTCAACACTATTAAAAAGTAACAAGGAAGAACTTATATGGAATCTTGATGAGGGAGTCATTAAGGTTACAAATGCATTACACAATAAAAAAGTACTTCTCATCCTGGATGACATCTCAACAAGGCAACAACTAGCAACACTACTAGGGCCTCAACAGTTTCATCATGGAAGTAAAGTGATCGTTACAACCAGGCACAAAGGGTTGTTTAAGTTTTTTGAAGTAAATCCAAAGGTCCTTGCTATTCAAGAGTTGGACCCCTATGATGCTTTAAAACTATTTAGTTTGTATGCCTTTCATAGAGATCATCCTATTGAACCCTACATCCTCCAATCAAACCTCGTAGTTCATCACTGTAGAGGTCTTCCTTTGGCTCTTAAAGTATTGGGTTCTTTTCTATACGGAATGACCCTCGATGTGTGGGAAGATGCAATGCGTAAACTGGAAGCAGTTCCTAATCAAGAGATTCAAAAAGTTCTACAGCTGAGCTTTGACACTCTAGATGATACCaaagataaagatttattcCTACATATTGCTTGTTTTTTTGTGGGCGAGGATAAAGATTTTATTGTAAAATTGTTAGCTGAATGCGATCTTTACCCTGTAGTTGGGATCAAGAATCTAATCGATAGATGTCTACTCTACATTGAAGATGGGAGAGTGATGATGCATCAATTAATCAAGGAGATGGGCCAAGAAGTTGTTCGCCAAGAATCACCAAAGCATCCGGGGAGACGAAGTAGATTGTGGCACCATCAAGATTCGTTTAATGTGTTGAATGAAAATGAA GGTACAAAGAAAGTAGAGGGACTTGCTCTTGATATGCAAAAGATCAAGGAATTTAATTCAACTTCAATTGTAAAGATGAACAGTGGAAGAAAGCGTAGTTATGAAGATTTTAGTGGTTatacaaataaagaaaattttaagGTTGGAGCAATAGAAAAGATGAAGAACCTGATGCTACTTCAACTCGACTATGCAACTTTTTCTGGGAGCTACAAGAAATTGCCCAAAAAGTTACGATTGCTGCGTTGGCATGGGTTTCCTTTAAAATCCATACCAGGTGATGTACCTTTGCAGAAGTTGGTAGTTCTTGACTTACGTTATAGCAAATTAAAAGAACTCTGGGATGGGTACAAG GTGGTTGGATCCCTAAAAATCCTTAATCTCAGTTATTCCATGGAGCTAATTAAAACCCCAGATTTTGATGGACTCCCTAGATTAGAGAGTTTGCACCTAGAAGGATGCTTAAGTTTGACTCAGATTTGTGAATCCATAGGCTACCTTGAAAGACTGGTCTTATTAGACATAAGTGGTTGCAGAAGCTTGAAAGTCATTCCATGCTTACCAAGATCTTTGGTATCACTTAAAATGTATGGTTGCTCAAACCTTGGAGTTCTTGAGCAAGTTAAATGCTTGGATCCTGGTTCACTATCTTCTCTTTTGGTAGATATTGATGTCTCAGGATGCAATCTCTTTGATACTTCTTTCCCAGAGGACTGGAGTAACCTCATCTCATTGAAGTTTTTAAATATAAGCCAAAATAATATAACTTCATTACCAGAGTGTGTCAAAAGTTTACCAAGTCTTATACAACTCGGTGCTTATGCGTGTTCGCATCTTGAGTCAATTCGAGATCTCCCAAAATCTGTAACACGCCTAAATACCTTTGGAAATACGTCCCTGGAAATAGTGCAACCAACACCAAATCCCTTAACCTTCATGTCCACTAATCGATGTGAAAAACTGTTTGCAGTGGAGGGTTGTTTTAAGCTTCAATCAATCAAAAAAGTTGACAGAAAAATTATAAGATATCTGGGCTTAGATTTAATTTCAGAAATTGGAATGGGGTTCGAAAATGCATATACAAAG GTATCATTTGAGTTTGGTATATTCACTACCTATGTTTCAGGGAAAACACTTCCATGTTTTAGATATAAAGAAACTGGATCAACAGTATCATTTAGAGTTCCTTCACATCCTAATGGTTCAAGAACAAGCGGTCTGAATGTGTGCTTCATGTCCACTTCAAACTCCGATAGACCAATAATTTCTGACGTTGAAGTCAATAACAAGACAAAGGTCTTGGTATGGAAATACAATCCTACAGTACAAGTACGTAAGAGAAAGTGTATGTCTAATTACGTTTGGTTAAGCCTTTGGCGGATTGGCAATCTACTGGATGATGGGGACGAAATTGTTGTAACCATCAGGCTGCTTGGAAGTGATATAGTAGGGGGATGTAGTGTAGAACTTGTGTATGACGATGATAATGAAGTTGGGGAGGATAACCAAGAGGAAATtaatgaagaaagaaaggaCACTCATGGCATGTCCAATCACATTTCATGGACTGACAGACTGCAAGTAGAGATATCAGATTATGTTCATAGTGggaaaacatattgttttaagATTGGTGGTCCAATGGACGTTCCTTATATAGATGGTATCTCTG ATTTACATGTCGATTGGTGGGGTCTACGGGCAGACTGGAGGTGCAGAAGAGTTTTAGCAGA TTCTAGTTTGCTGCTACAAGTTCCCTACTCATGA
- the LOC122600069 gene encoding disease resistance protein RPV1-like isoform X2: MTTGHPSFSYDVFLSFRGEDTRTTFTDHLYAALTQAGIRTFRDDDAMDRGRLLGPELNKAIRESAISIIVFSRNYASSKWCLDEVLTIIGEQERISSKHEVVPVFYKVEPSDVRNQTGSFAEAFGGYDDMIEAETDLQKKNELLEKVKAWRDSLRKAGSLTGMVLTANGHEAEFIGKVVSVIRTKLNCKLLYIEEKLVGIEKNVAEIESWLQDPSPNAVFLFIHGMGGIGKTTISKCIYNSNYHEYGGSCFLADIHQTSKQPNGLLRLQTQLLSTLLKSNKEELIWNLDEGVIKVTNALHNKKVLLILDDISTRQQLATLLGPQQFHHGSKVIVTTRHKGLFKFFEVNPKVLAIQELDPYDALKLFSLYAFHRDHPIEPYILQSNLVVHHCRGLPLALKVLGSFLYGMTLDVWEDAMRKLEAVPNQEIQKVLQLSFDTLDDTKDKDLFLHIACFFVGEDKDFIVKLLAECDLYPVVGIKNLIDRCLLYIEDGRVMMHQLIKEMGQEVVRQESPKHPGRRSRLWHHQDSFNVLNENEGTKKVEGLALDMQKIKEFNSTSIVKMNSGRKRSYEDFSGYTNKENFKVGAIEKMKNLMLLQLDYATFSGSYKKLPKKLRLLRWHGFPLKSIPGDVPLQKLVVLDLRYSKLKELWDGYKVSFEFGIFTTYVSGKTLPCFRYKETGSTVSFRVPSHPNGSRTSGLNVCFMSTSNSDRPIISDVEVNNKTKVLVWKYNPTVQVRKRKCMSNYVWLSLWRIGNLLDDGDEIVVTIRLLGSDIVGGCSVELVYDDDNEVGEDNQEEINEERKDTHGMSNHISWTDRLQVEISDYVHSGKTYCFKIGGPMDVPYIDGISDLHVDWWGLRADWRCRRVLADSSLLLQVPYS, translated from the exons ATGACTACTGGTCACCCTAGTTTCAGTTATGATGTTTTCTTAAGTTTTCGAGGTGAAGATACCCGTACAACTTTCACCGATCACCTCTATGCAGCCCTAACGCAGGCAGGAATCCGCACTTTCAGGGACGATGATGCAATGGACCGAGGAAGACTGCTAGGGCCAGAGCTGAACAAAGCGATCCGTGAGTCTGCAATTTCGATCATCGTCTTCTCTAGAAACTATGCCTCTTCCAAGTGGTGTCTGGATGAGGTCTTAACCATCATCGGAGAACAGGAGAGGATTTCCTCTAAGCATGAAGTGGTACCTGTGTTCTACAAGGTGGAGCCATCGGATGTCAGGAATCAAACAGGAAGCTTTGCAGAGGCATTTGGTGGGTATGATGATATGATTGAGGCAGAAACAGATCTCCAGAAGAAGAATGAATTGCTGGAAAAGGTCAAGGCGTGGAGGGATTCACTTAGAAAAGCAGGAAGCTTGACTGGAATGGTATTAACTGCTAACGG ACATGAGGCCGAATTCATAGGTAAGGTTGTCAGTGTCATAAGAACGAAACTCAACTGCAAGCTCTTGTACATTGAAGAAAAACTAGTGGGAATAGAGAAGAATGTTGCTGAGATCGAATCATGGTTGCAAGATCCATCACCTAACGCAGTTTTCCTTTTTATTCATGGAATGGGAGGCATCGGAAAAACAACCATATCCAAATGCATTTATAACTCGAATTACCATGAGTATGGTGGTAGTTGCTTTCTCGCAGACATTCACCAGACCTCAAAGCAACCCAATGGACTATTGCGATTGCAAACTCAGCTTCTCTCAACACTATTAAAAAGTAACAAGGAAGAACTTATATGGAATCTTGATGAGGGAGTCATTAAGGTTACAAATGCATTACACAATAAAAAAGTACTTCTCATCCTGGATGACATCTCAACAAGGCAACAACTAGCAACACTACTAGGGCCTCAACAGTTTCATCATGGAAGTAAAGTGATCGTTACAACCAGGCACAAAGGGTTGTTTAAGTTTTTTGAAGTAAATCCAAAGGTCCTTGCTATTCAAGAGTTGGACCCCTATGATGCTTTAAAACTATTTAGTTTGTATGCCTTTCATAGAGATCATCCTATTGAACCCTACATCCTCCAATCAAACCTCGTAGTTCATCACTGTAGAGGTCTTCCTTTGGCTCTTAAAGTATTGGGTTCTTTTCTATACGGAATGACCCTCGATGTGTGGGAAGATGCAATGCGTAAACTGGAAGCAGTTCCTAATCAAGAGATTCAAAAAGTTCTACAGCTGAGCTTTGACACTCTAGATGATACCaaagataaagatttattcCTACATATTGCTTGTTTTTTTGTGGGCGAGGATAAAGATTTTATTGTAAAATTGTTAGCTGAATGCGATCTTTACCCTGTAGTTGGGATCAAGAATCTAATCGATAGATGTCTACTCTACATTGAAGATGGGAGAGTGATGATGCATCAATTAATCAAGGAGATGGGCCAAGAAGTTGTTCGCCAAGAATCACCAAAGCATCCGGGGAGACGAAGTAGATTGTGGCACCATCAAGATTCGTTTAATGTGTTGAATGAAAATGAA GGTACAAAGAAAGTAGAGGGACTTGCTCTTGATATGCAAAAGATCAAGGAATTTAATTCAACTTCAATTGTAAAGATGAACAGTGGAAGAAAGCGTAGTTATGAAGATTTTAGTGGTTatacaaataaagaaaattttaagGTTGGAGCAATAGAAAAGATGAAGAACCTGATGCTACTTCAACTCGACTATGCAACTTTTTCTGGGAGCTACAAGAAATTGCCCAAAAAGTTACGATTGCTGCGTTGGCATGGGTTTCCTTTAAAATCCATACCAGGTGATGTACCTTTGCAGAAGTTGGTAGTTCTTGACTTACGTTATAGCAAATTAAAAGAACTCTGGGATGGGTACAAG GTATCATTTGAGTTTGGTATATTCACTACCTATGTTTCAGGGAAAACACTTCCATGTTTTAGATATAAAGAAACTGGATCAACAGTATCATTTAGAGTTCCTTCACATCCTAATGGTTCAAGAACAAGCGGTCTGAATGTGTGCTTCATGTCCACTTCAAACTCCGATAGACCAATAATTTCTGACGTTGAAGTCAATAACAAGACAAAGGTCTTGGTATGGAAATACAATCCTACAGTACAAGTACGTAAGAGAAAGTGTATGTCTAATTACGTTTGGTTAAGCCTTTGGCGGATTGGCAATCTACTGGATGATGGGGACGAAATTGTTGTAACCATCAGGCTGCTTGGAAGTGATATAGTAGGGGGATGTAGTGTAGAACTTGTGTATGACGATGATAATGAAGTTGGGGAGGATAACCAAGAGGAAATtaatgaagaaagaaaggaCACTCATGGCATGTCCAATCACATTTCATGGACTGACAGACTGCAAGTAGAGATATCAGATTATGTTCATAGTGggaaaacatattgttttaagATTGGTGGTCCAATGGACGTTCCTTATATAGATGGTATCTCTG ATTTACATGTCGATTGGTGGGGTCTACGGGCAGACTGGAGGTGCAGAAGAGTTTTAGCAGA TTCTAGTTTGCTGCTACAAGTTCCCTACTCATGA